A segment of the Gossypium hirsutum isolate 1008001.06 chromosome D10, Gossypium_hirsutum_v2.1, whole genome shotgun sequence genome:
gttttcattttaaataaacttaattgccATATGATACATTTTCATTAGTTGGATATGTCATTTGACACATTTTGATTGGCATCATGTGTCAACTAGTTTTTTAACACCATTACAAAAAAATTTGAACCggataataaaatgataatttaaatattaatctgggacaaaataaaaacaatttaagtcCAAATTTAACATAAAGCTTTAAGAAAATATCGGATGTATGCTTTAGGTAACAttgaaaaaaaactttaaatactaaattagaaAAGAATTAGATATAAGAAAATGAGTATATTTGAAAGCAAAATTGTGAATTAAGCCACATAATTTCAACTTGTGGGTCTTAATCATATGCTTAAAAGGGAATTGAAACACGTTCTGAATCCAGAATGTATATTTaaataagaaacaaaaagatTAAGGCAAAAGAAAAGAGCAAGTCAACGAGAGGCGCAAAGAAAGTTAAGGAAACGTACCATAATCAGCTACTGTTACGGGACTTTTATTCCTACCATGTTTTGATCGAACATCTGATTGAAGCAACGCCTTTTGAACTTTCTGAAACCCACACAAACCCTAATTCAGTTTCCATAGAAAAATATTGAACATCCAAAACAGAAAATGCAGAGAAAATGggggtttttgtttttgtttttggtttttggtGAGAAGGGAAATTACCCGACAGAGACGAGCAGCGAGAGAGGCAGCTTTGATGGCGGCAGCCAGCTCTTTATCATAAGCCATTGCAAAAGCCTCAGAAGGAGGAAGGGGCAAGTACTTgagatgaagaagaagagagagGGTTGCGACTaataaaagacaaattttaaagtACGAAACTTCGCGCTATCAGCCGATTGAGTATTGAAATTTCCAGCAACTTTCAGTTTCACTTTCTCGTTCTGAATAATGATTAATTTATATCCGACCAAAGATATTTATTGTGAAATACTGAAAATTCATTGGCAGCTGATGTGTGGTGCTTCCTCAATCATCACCTAATTGtttgtttaattaagtttaatcattAGTCAATAATTTATgagttttatttttgtaaatttcaGCTTCTAAGAACATACCATGCCTTtgcaaaaattgttaaaaatgttATATGTAGAATGTGATTAATGTGTTATAACAGTCAAATTTTgatacaaaattcaataaattaaaatttatcatatcaaattattaaaaataaaaaaattagatgtGAAAGTGTCCTTAAATCTATTCTATCGATATTAAAAATTGACAACTCTCTCTTTTGCAAAGATGGATTACAAAAAAGTTACACGTCCAATTTGGGTACCATCACCACCAAAACGTTCCCCACTTTGCCCTCTCCCACTTTCTCCCTCCGTTCCTTCCATATTTCTCTCTTCCAATTTTTCTGTCATCTTTttctgctttctttttctttctctcaatagagtttttcttttcctctcttccgtttctttttcttgatctataaaaattCCACCGATTGTTGGAAAGACCAAGAGaggaaaattaaatcaaaattaaatcacaagTATAGGCAAAAGCGCAAGGTGAACTAAATGGTGGAACTTTATGATTGCCATGATTTCTGTAGTTTTGATGTTAACATTTTGCTGTGCAGATAACAACAGATGAACATGTTGCCGAGATTAAACACTTGAAAGAGGAAAATGAACAGTTAAAGGCTGAGAATAGAAGGTTAAAACAGAAAATACTGCTCCCCCGTGGGCAACTTGAGCATCAATGTTTTTCAGCCCAGGTAACCAAGTGTTTGGTTATTTTGAGGTTTCCCTCTTTTCATGCTCCATCAATATTCAGATATGATGACCTAATTAATTTCCAGGAAGGGTTTCTATTTTGCATTTTTGGGTTTGCTTCTTTTGCtgggtattttttttttgtcttggtTCTGGTTTTAATGCCCTTTGGCTTGCTTAAAAACTCCGTTTGGTGTCTGCTAACTTAAACTTACTATCATTTTGGATTCACATGATCTTCGTTTTAGTTTAGTGTATGGTATGGCGTCGAATTATGTAATTTTAGCTTAAGCTGTTAATGCTTTAATGGGCCTTGTGTGCTTAAAACAGTAATTTGTTTGCTGTAATTTATTGATTCTAAACTCTGTTGATTTTTCTAAGGTTtgatatgtataattttttttactatatgtTTCATTTATACCATTGATTGCATCTATAGAATTTATGTTTCATAGTATACATGTTTCCTGGTGTTGGAATCTTGGGTGTTCATTTATACCATTGATTgcatctgattttttttttttaatttccactGGTTCAGTTAATTTCTTGTAAGAATGGCTGCAGCCAAAATGCAGAgaacaaaatattaaaacaagggtATTTAGTTGCTTTTATTTTACCACTACATCTACTTAATTTCATAATATCTAACCAAGGGCCTTTAGTTacttttattttagtttgtgcAGTCCATAGGTCTGAAGTAGAGTTTTAACTTCATTTTTCCAAGGTATTTAGTTACTATCCTTATCGAAAAGGGGTGCGGCTTGTGGAGTTTCTACATAATGTGCTTAATCTAAAGACCCTTATTCTAGATCTGGTATGAAGAATTCTCTAAGTGCTCTTATTCATTTATCGATAATTACATCAAAACTTGAAGCATACAAACCAACTAAcatctctttttaattttgtgtGGGAGTTTAGGCTGATGGTGAAGAAGTATTGAGGTCACTACTTATACTTTCTTGTTTATCATTTCATATCAAGGAGACCAAAATTTCTGGAGTTGATGAAAGCAAATATGCGTTTGAAATGATTAGTTATTTCTTGAACTATGCAATGGTTCTAGAGAAGCACATATTAAGAATGATTAACCTGCTTGAAAAAGATGAATTGTGTATCTTGAAAAAACTATTGAGGTTACCAACGAATTCAAAGAAATGTGAAGTTGTCGTACACTAGTATTTCTTATGTTATGGTTGGAACTATTCACTATCTCTATAAGTTTGGTTTTGTGTAGCActtttgagaaattaaatgccATATGGTGTTGTGGTTAGAAATGTTCATTGtttgctatatgtgtatttggtttaTGTAACAGGTTAGAACAGTTTGTTGAATGTAGTGGGTTTGATTTTGAGTAGCCCTTTTTGTTGGGTTCAGATAGAAGCAGCTGCTTCGCATGATAATAGAATCATTATTTTGTGGTTTTGATTTTTCCTCTGTCATTGATATTCAACGTTTCACTCAATCATAAAGAACATCATATCATGCTTGTACGTTATTTCTACAAGCTATTATATTTGGACTATATAACAGAACAAGCCTATTTCTACAAACTATTACTGTGCTCCTCGGTAAAGCATATATGTGCATCTTGAATGTTGTACTTTATTTTGCTGGTGGATATATATGTGCTTTGGTTTCATGAGGAAATGCAATgagatgctttatttatttttacagttTTTGTTGACAGAGGAAAACCATACTCACTTGAATCTTCATTTGCTTTGTAATACAGGCCAGAAAGACACCATCAATGGAATCTGTTGATTCTTCTGGTGAAGAAGAGTAAGTTATTCATTACATTTATAGCTTTCTGTTTTATTATTTGGATTTCTTTTAACTAGTATCTCTGCATTTGAAAACTTACTCAGGCTTTGTGCTTTTGCAATTCTTGCTTAGCACAAGCATGAATCTTAGTCCATCTTAATCATTTGATAGTCAATTGTTTGTATGATCTGACTCTGAGATTGCAGCTAATGTGGGCTGGTTTTTTTAATCATTGCTGATTTGTATTGATAACATTTGGATCAACAAATTTCCCATCCTCACTACTTTCCATATCTAAATGATTGacctatttaaaaactaaataatcTAACAGGTGATGGTGATTCCAATGAAACAAATCAACCCCTAAAGTGGAATAtaaatcatttccacaaacaaaaGGTAAACAAAAGAATCAACCCCACAAATTCTATTCTATAATAAGTAGTATCAATTATGAACTAAAACAAGATAAATCGATGCTTACCTACTTCAAGTATAGGAATAATGATTGACAATTAGTTGGTGTGACGGATTTACTTCTGTTCCAAACCAGATAGAACATCTCACCACCCTTTGTGAGTTGAATTTTGATTATTGTATTCATTTGAGGTCATTTCCTCAAGGGATAAAAAGTCTCACAACACTCAAGAACCTATACATTCTAAGATGCCCACATTTGGAAAAGTGGTGCAACTAAGGGGGAGGAAAGGGTTGGCCTTACATAGCACATGTTCCCTGTATTGAAATCACGGCTTATTTTAGCATGGTACTCTAACCGACGAAGATCCCATGGCAGTCTCTTtgcaaggtaaactttacctttTAGTTATTTATGTAGTTTTTTACTTTAATTCTATCTTTGCCTTTATATGTGCCTTGATTATCATCCTGAAATAGTTGACCAAGCCGTTCTCTTAATAATGTTTCTTGTTATGTCGTTCTATGTTATTTGGACTCGGGGACAAGTATGGGGCGTATTAAATGGCCAAGATGAGTATTAGGTGCAATATAGCCTTTGCATTTTGACAATTTGTGTATATATCCCTTTTAATAGTTGACCTACATTTGCAatctatgttacttggacttgATATGAGTCTCGGAAATATTTATGCATCCAACATGGGTATGTTAATTGTTTTTCCATGATTTTGATTCATTTGGAGACTTTGGAATTATTATAGCATGACAATCATGTCTGAATATGCACTGGATATGGGTGTCAGACATGGTTGGTTTAAGAAAATTAGAAGAGTTAGAGCAATATAATTTGCAATGAAAAGCCCAGAATGTATCGATTCTGAActggaaaaaaaagagagcaaattCAAGGTTTTAATTCGATGCATTGGGCTTATTTTGCAGGTTTGGTGATTGAACATTTGGCCTAGCAAGTAAGTTGTTGAAATGTAAGCCGGAGTTATGAATAACAAGGTAATGGGCGAGTGAAAATGCTGTTATCTAAGTTCAACATAATCTGCACCATCTACGATTTATGTTATTTGGATTCGTTCGATTGTAGGTGTTGAGTAAAGTATGTATGATGTATCTAGTGTAGGTCTATTcaatatttttgagatttttatatacaaaattcttaaaagatccatgtttaaatgttaataatactagcggtgagcaaaactcgattcgactcgaaaaaattgaaaaaaaattcgaatttcgagttaaacgaatcgagttattcgagttaatcgagttattcgaatcaattcgaattttttttttcgaatttcgagttcgaatcgagttgagttttcgaattcgaataactcgaataattcgaataattcgaatatcaaactataatattttacatttttaccccaaactcctaaacctttttacttttccctcaaaacttttactccttcccactttccccacaaaacttttactcccctctcCTCCCAatcccccaatctacccaaaatccatttcccaccaaaattttactttcccatttattttttctcaaaattttactcccaaaaactctcaaaaccttttattttcccccaaaatttttactccctcccacttttcccctaaaacttttattcccttcccatctcaCCTCTCATCTATCCCAAatcctcccccctccaatttttttttaatattttctctccaaaattttactccccctatttactttccctcaaacttttattcccaaaacttttttatttttcccctaaacttttacttctcaccctttactctcaaataaaaaatcaaaattattcaaaaaaatcactaaacataaatagtaataattttatttatatctactatttatattattaaattaaatttcacattttatattatttatattattgagttgtttagtcatattgaatatttatattaaaattgaattattaattatgccataaaatatttgtgttaaaattttatattggtatcaatttcacattttatttttaaaataacttttattaaaaatcatatttttacatttaatatattttttaattctaaaatacatagtgacaagaatctgaagataattgaaacaactaagcaagcaaagaagctaaccaatatataaaaaaataataaataaattatgaagtgatgaaagttaataaaaaatttgattaaggtggacaaattttattacaatgggtgacaatggttataaggatccaaaattattttttaaaatttaactcgaacaaatatattcgattcgattcgattcgaattccatctcactcgacttgattcgagaaaacttcaaataaagttaggatgataaaatgagattcgaaaactcgattaactcgaaaattttcgattcgattcgatcgaatgctcacccctaaataATACTATATGCTATTTGCTCAAAAAATTTAACttgacaaaatgaaaaaaaaatgttaactCCTTAGTAGAACCACTATTCTCTCTCTCTGGCATGTAATaattttgagaaagaaaatattggtatagttattgttttatttttgtattcaCATGTAGATATCGATCcaaagtttttaatattattccaTACTAAGATTGTTTTTAATaatcttttttactttttctattttttaataaattttggataattttgttgaaatataattttgtaagttttataATAGATTGGATTTAACATATTTCTCGTATAGATATTATGCAAAGGTATTCCTTCAAATAAATTCAGTTTATAACGTAATAATAAAGTCATGAAGACTTGACTctcttaaaatggtaaatttgttataaaaaccttttaaattttatcaaatcttaaattaatataatgataaaattataatttgatctcttataaattaattattcatttttaatccgtaaaatatttttttaacttctcATTgcttttagcacattaaatatgtaatgcagtttaaaaataataaagtagattatatattattttaataatattgtatattatgattttttaattcatataataattatattaagaatgttatcaaattgtatattattttattaaattatatttagtaataattatgttaaaatatgattaaattatttattattatttttagtaaaaatatatttaacaataatgttattaaaatttaataacaagaacaataattatctacttaaaaaaattctgctaagggtactttggtcatttaaGCATTTTTCCTTATATTATTATAACATctattctattcaaccaaacaaaagaatgctattacagttctatttcattccattcaaccaaacaattgaattactgattacagttctattccattacagctctattcaattagagctctattccattacagtgaatCAAATGCACCTTGGATGTGTAGCATGAAAATTATATGTATTGTGACCTAAACATTTCTATTTCTAACTAGTCCTCCTTAATCTTAGTGAGATCAAATCTTACCAAAATTAGAGTGTAAATAAACTAGATAAACATTATTTCTGTAGAAAATAACCTTAATACGCGTAAACTGAAATAACTGAAAATgtgtataacaaaaaaaatttaaaattcccaCTAAAACTAAATATCCTGAAATGACATTACATccatatgagcaatgtgctcataAAAACCTTGAGTGGTAGTCCCTTAGTAAGCAAATCTACAATCATGTAATTTGTCCCAATATTCTTTATAGACACCTGACCCACTTTGAACTCTTGCTTTAAAAACCATGAATTTAAAGTCTATGTGATTTGACTTTGATGTGCTCTTgttgttattggaacaaatgatTGCAATttattatcacgatttgtaacTTAGAGACAAAATTTTACATCTATATTCCACTAAAATTGAAGTCTGTATACCTGGCGATCTCTAACTTATTAGACCTCCGATATGTGATTatgtaatgttttatttttttgaagatAATGTATAAACCTTTTTGTTGCCatgtaatgttttgttttatgaaGATAATGTATGAACCGTTTCGTCGCTTTCCAATGATCCATACTTGATTTGCTCAAATATTTGCACAACATCCCAACAATGTACGCAATATTAGAACACATACAAATCTGAAAATACATTAGACTTTCCACCATCGAAATGTAAGGAATCTTCTACATTTTcgtaatctcaaaatcattcttggGGCATTGATTGAAACCATACTTAATCCCAATAAACTTGTAATATATACAATTAGTAACCAAAGTCATCTCGAGATAGAATAAGATAATCACCTGGTAAATATTGTAATACCACTAATAAGAGGCATGCTTAAGCCCATAGATGGGCTTCTTTAATTTGTAAACCATTGACTTTGTATCACAGAACACAAAATTTTttagttgcaccatataaattgttTCATCAATGTTACCTAAGAAACGTAGTCTTGACATCTATCTAATGTAGCTCAAGGTCAATATATGCCACTAAAGTCATTATAATCCATTCTCCACTGGACTTTCTTAATGGCATTAGTTCTTGAGGTTGTAAAGTTTGTTACTTGATAGAGAGATTTAACGATATTGTCTTGATCCAGAGTTATTATTTGAACAATATCATGTATAATAGACTGTTCCTGATCTTTATCAATAACAATTGAAAAAATATGTTGATGAATATCAACATATTCTTCTTCAAAGACAATTTCATTAATTCTCTCTCTCCCTTACAAACTCAACATCTTCAAAGAATTGGTATTATCCATATTAAAAATAACCTTAGTAGTTAGATCATAAAATTTGTAACCTttcaatatttcaaaatattcGAAAAATCAAAGGGATCAAGAATACCATTGGACACAAGTTCTCAATTCTCCTTTTAGATATATAACCTAATCTCTTATGCCACAACAAAGTCAAATTCTTGATGGTTAATTTGCTTTTCTTACTTCAACTTCTATCTAATCACGATTGCctatatatgtaacaccctatacccggcccGGTCGTCGAATCCAAGTAACAGGATGCTACACCATCGTCTCATCATCCACGTAGAATAATATATCTTATTGTCATGCGATTACCATCATAATCAAATAACTATATGAGGTTTAAGTCTAATTTATCTTAGACGAGgttaaaattaactaaacaaacattaaacaatcatgtCACGTGTTAGAAGCATGCTCAAAGACCACTTAACATAAATCTCCAAAAGATCACATATGTATCGATACTCATTCGATGGTATCAATATTTCTCATAGATGGTATTGATACCATTTAGAAAACTGGTACCAATTTAGCATTCTGTTTTCCTGCAAAAAATTAAAACCAACAAACTATCGATACTAATAAAAAAGCATCGGTATTATTACCCCGAGCACCGATACTCGAGAAATGGTATCGATCAAATTGAGCTATTGACTTCCTGCACATTCGAAATATGATGGGGGTATTGATACTAAATACCTGATTATCGATACGTTTGCACAAAACATCAAAAATAGAACCAAAACAAGGCATTTGACACAACCATTCATATACCAACTCATCATGCATTTAAAAGTCAAAGTTTAGCATAATAAATATTCGAATTTTGCAATTCCATGCGTCATCAATAATTTAAGCTAAGCAAACCGATGAGTAACAAATCCAAGTAATAGTTATAAATCACCTACTCAAACGATAAATCTAC
Coding sequences within it:
- the LOC121222041 gene encoding uncharacterized protein, with amino-acid sequence MDYKKVTRPIWSFSFPLFRFFFLIYKNSTDCWKDQERKIKSKLNHKYRQKRKITTDEHVAEIKHLKEENEQLKAENRRLKQKILLPRGQLEHQCFSAQVFSYYPYRKGVRLVEFLHNVLNLKTLILDLADGEEVLRPERHHQWNLLILLVKKSDGDSNETNQPLKWNINHFHKQKIEHLTTLCELNFDYCIHLRSFPQGIKSLTTLKNLYILRCPHLEKWCN